One genomic window of Methanobrevibacter sp. includes the following:
- a CDS encoding malate dehydrogenase, which yields MAKVTVMGSTGTIGKNVTFKLARADVISEVVLFSRPESLDKAKGQSYDMYDALAAEDIDCLLTPSCNFEDIAGSDIVLITAGVHRDKGMSRRDLAFTNAKIVSNYAKQIAIHAPDAIILVATNPVDVMTAIAYDASGFNRDKVIGLGNHLDSLRLKTYFARRLNINGSEIHTRVIGEHGDNMVPLLSSTTIGGIPLKYFIREVELDIKDIIQTLRNAGNTIISKKGATEYGPAYAISNLITTIITNTHKILTVSLYLDGEIADVKGVCLGVPSVLSKKGNAMIVPIHMNEYETNKFRNAAEEIKKLTDEVMESLKEE from the coding sequence ATGGCAAAGGTAACTGTAATGGGATCCACTGGAACTATAGGTAAAAACGTCACATTCAAATTGGCTAGGGCAGATGTGATAAGTGAGGTTGTGCTTTTTTCAAGACCTGAAAGCTTGGATAAGGCAAAAGGTCAAAGTTATGACATGTATGATGCATTGGCTGCTGAAGATATTGACTGTCTACTCACCCCCTCATGCAATTTCGAAGACATTGCAGGCTCTGATATTGTATTGATTACTGCTGGCGTTCATAGGGATAAGGGCATGAGCAGACGTGATTTGGCCTTTACAAATGCCAAAATAGTTTCCAATTATGCAAAGCAGATTGCCATTCATGCTCCTGATGCAATTATTCTTGTTGCAACAAACCCTGTAGATGTCATGACTGCAATAGCCTATGACGCTTCCGGATTCAATAGGGATAAGGTGATTGGTCTTGGAAATCACTTGGATTCCTTAAGGTTGAAGACTTACTTTGCAAGACGCCTGAATATCAACGGCAGTGAGATACATACCCGTGTAATTGGAGAGCATGGGGATAATATGGTTCCTCTTTTAAGTTCAACAACCATCGGAGGTATTCCTCTAAAGTACTTTATCAGAGAGGTGGAATTGGATATCAAGGACATCATTCAGACTCTAAGGAATGCGGGAAACACTATCATCTCCAAAAAGGGAGCTACTGAATATGGGCCTGCATATGCAATATCAAACCTGATTACAACAATCATAACCAATACTCACAAGATATTGACCGTCAGCCTATATCTGGATGGAGAGATTGCTGATGTAAAAGGAGTTTGCTTAGGAGTTCCTTCAGTCTTATCCAAGAAAGGAAACGCAATGATCGTTCCTATTCATATGAATGAGTATGAGAC